One stretch of Corynebacterium callunae DSM 20147 DNA includes these proteins:
- a CDS encoding ABC transporter ATP-binding protein has product MTTTSHQLSTHNVSLSYGERSVINGLTLDIPPGKITSIVGPNGCGKSTLLRALARLLKPTSGEVLIDDAPLATFHGKELARMLGLLPQSPTAPDGIVVADLVGRGRHPHQGLMGRWSTRDYEVVAKALETTNTTDLAERSIDELSGGQRQRVWIAMALAQETDILLLDEPTTYLDIANQLEVLDLLTDLNRSQGTTIVMVLHELGLAARYSDHLIAMHQGQIYAAGTSAEVVTETMMQEVFHTKARVITDPISGAPLVMPIGRHHVTTN; this is encoded by the coding sequence GTGACCACTACTTCGCACCAATTAAGCACCCACAATGTCTCGCTTTCCTATGGCGAGCGCAGTGTTATCAATGGCCTCACCCTCGACATCCCGCCGGGAAAAATCACCTCCATCGTCGGCCCCAACGGCTGCGGCAAATCCACTCTGTTGCGCGCCCTGGCGCGCCTCCTTAAACCCACCTCCGGTGAGGTGCTTATCGACGACGCCCCGCTGGCAACGTTTCATGGCAAGGAACTAGCCCGCATGTTGGGACTGTTACCCCAATCTCCTACCGCGCCCGACGGCATTGTGGTCGCTGACCTGGTGGGACGCGGACGCCACCCACACCAAGGCCTCATGGGCCGCTGGTCTACCCGGGATTATGAGGTGGTGGCCAAAGCTTTGGAAACCACCAATACCACCGACTTAGCAGAGCGCAGTATTGATGAGCTTTCTGGTGGCCAGCGCCAAAGAGTGTGGATTGCCATGGCGCTTGCTCAGGAGACAGATATTTTATTACTTGATGAGCCCACTACCTATCTTGATATCGCCAATCAGCTAGAAGTCTTAGACCTACTTACTGATCTCAACCGCAGCCAAGGCACCACCATTGTTATGGTGCTCCATGAACTTGGCCTGGCAGCTCGTTATTCTGACCACCTCATTGCAATGCACCAAGGACAGATTTATGCAGCCGGCACGTCTGCTGAAGTAGTCACAGAAACAATGATGCAGGAAGTTTTTCATACCAAGGCTCGCGTTATTACCGATCCCATCTCCGGCGCACCTTTGGTGATGCCCATAGGCCGCCACCACGTCACCACCAATTAA
- a CDS encoding FecCD family ABC transporter permease, translating into MSTTTSTLALEIKRQRAKRNSRRALITVALGVATLSVFAFSLMWGEVFYSPAQVIQVLSGQQVPGASYSVGVLRLPRATMGLAAGMAFGAAGIIFQTLLRNQLASPDIIGISSGASAAGVICIVFFGLSQSLVSVIALLAALAVALLIYLVSYRGGFSPTRLILTGIGIAAMLNSLVSYSLSKADTWDLPTATRWLSGSLNGATWERTLPLLCTAAVLIPLLLAFSRNLNILRLGNDSALGLGVNTNRTRLIVIIAAVALIAVATAACGPIAFVAFVSGPIAARLLGAGGSLILPSAFIGGLVVLSADLIGQYFLGTRYPVGVVTGALGAPFLIYLLIRSNRAGASL; encoded by the coding sequence ATGAGTACAACAACTTCCACCTTGGCGCTGGAAATTAAACGCCAGCGCGCTAAGCGCAACTCCCGTAGGGCGCTGATTACTGTGGCGTTGGGCGTCGCAACGCTTAGTGTTTTTGCTTTTTCTTTGATGTGGGGCGAGGTTTTTTATTCCCCGGCGCAAGTGATTCAGGTTTTGAGCGGGCAGCAGGTTCCCGGCGCGAGTTATTCGGTGGGTGTGTTGCGTTTGCCGCGTGCCACCATGGGTTTGGCTGCGGGCATGGCCTTTGGGGCAGCTGGAATTATTTTTCAAACGCTGCTGCGTAATCAATTGGCCTCGCCAGATATTATCGGCATTTCTTCTGGTGCTTCGGCAGCCGGTGTTATTTGTATTGTCTTTTTTGGGCTCAGCCAATCGCTGGTCTCTGTCATTGCGCTGCTGGCAGCTCTGGCCGTCGCACTGCTGATTTATCTGGTTTCTTATCGTGGTGGTTTTTCGCCCACTCGCCTTATTCTTACTGGTATCGGCATTGCCGCCATGCTGAATTCGCTGGTTAGTTATTCTCTGTCCAAGGCTGATACCTGGGACTTGCCCACGGCAACTCGTTGGCTGAGCGGTTCTTTAAATGGTGCAACGTGGGAGCGCACGCTGCCACTGCTTTGCACTGCGGCAGTGCTGATTCCTTTATTACTGGCGTTTTCGCGTAATTTAAATATTTTGCGTTTGGGCAACGATTCCGCACTTGGTCTGGGCGTTAATACCAATCGCACCCGCCTCATTGTCATTATTGCCGCCGTGGCGCTGATTGCGGTTGCTACCGCGGCCTGCGGTCCGATTGCCTTTGTGGCATTTGTATCTGGGCCCATTGCAGCGCGTCTTTTAGGTGCTGGTGGCTCTCTAATTTTGCCCTCGGCATTTATCGGTGGCCTCGTTGTGCTCAGCGCTGACCTTATCGGCCAATATTTCTTGGGCACCCGCTATCCGGTCGGCGTGGTTACTGGCGCGCTCGGCGCCCCCTTCCTTATTTATTTACTTATTCGATCCAACCGTGCGGGAGCATCACTGTGA
- a CDS encoding FecCD family ABC transporter permease — protein sequence MSLATNPSASALRPADARFKRKSLFLIVSILLLVLATVCSLKFGVRSINTADVLQAFLGHADTTDQAAAFKRIPRTVLGFLIGAALSVAGTTMQAVTRNPLADPGIFGVLSGASLAVVIGISFFSLSNAVSTMAVAVLGSALAAAFIYAVGSLGRGGATPLKLALAGAATTAALSSLVSAVLLPRIDVMDKFRFWQIGGVGGAEWDRMAMATPFLLLGFGMCLFFAPGLNALALGDDVATSLGENVLRTRILSSLGAVILCGVATALAGPIAFVGLVVPHITRMIVGTDHRWLIPCSALAGAILIVFADTFGRVITRPSEIAVGIIMPIIGAPLFIWIIRRQKTREL from the coding sequence ATGTCTCTAGCTACTAATCCGTCGGCTTCTGCACTGAGGCCGGCGGATGCGCGTTTTAAGCGCAAAAGTCTATTCCTTATAGTCTCAATTTTGCTTTTAGTGCTGGCTACGGTGTGTTCCCTCAAATTTGGGGTGCGCTCTATCAACACCGCAGATGTTCTCCAAGCATTTTTGGGCCATGCAGATACCACTGATCAAGCTGCTGCCTTTAAAAGAATTCCGCGCACGGTGCTGGGATTTCTCATTGGAGCAGCCCTTTCGGTTGCAGGCACCACCATGCAAGCAGTGACTCGCAATCCGCTCGCTGATCCCGGTATTTTTGGCGTCTTGTCTGGCGCTTCTTTGGCAGTGGTAATTGGCATTAGCTTCTTTTCCTTATCTAATGCAGTATCCACAATGGCGGTTGCTGTTTTAGGTTCAGCACTTGCTGCAGCTTTTATTTATGCAGTTGGTTCTTTAGGCCGCGGTGGCGCAACTCCCCTCAAGCTGGCTTTGGCCGGTGCTGCTACCACTGCTGCTTTAAGTTCTCTGGTCAGTGCGGTGTTATTGCCTCGTATTGACGTTATGGATAAATTCCGTTTTTGGCAGATCGGTGGCGTAGGCGGTGCCGAATGGGATCGCATGGCTATGGCAACGCCGTTTTTGCTCTTAGGTTTTGGCATGTGTCTCTTTTTTGCTCCCGGGCTAAACGCACTGGCACTTGGTGATGATGTAGCCACAAGTCTGGGTGAAAATGTGCTGCGTACGCGCATTCTCTCCTCGCTAGGGGCGGTGATCTTATGTGGTGTGGCAACAGCGCTGGCTGGCCCCATTGCTTTTGTGGGCCTAGTGGTTCCGCATATCACCAGGATGATTGTGGGAACTGATCATCGTTGGCTGATTCCCTGTTCTGCGCTGGCCGGAGCCATTCTTATTGTGTTTGCTGATACCTTTGGCCGCGTCATCACCCGTCCTAGTGAAATTGCGGTGGGAATTATCATGCCGATTATTGGCGCTCCCCTCTTTATTTGGATTATTCGTCGACAGAAAACGCGCGAACTATGA
- a CDS encoding iron-siderophore ABC transporter substrate-binding protein, whose product MRSSRVIAGLLAATLTVSLAACSSDSDSTATGSSSSQADSASSAEVNDTAFPVTIKHAFGETIIEKKPERVATVAWANHEVPLALGVTPVGMDKATWGDDDDNGILPWVEEALGDEQPVLFDSTDALPFEEIANTQPDVILASYSGITQEDYDQLSQIAPVIAYPEMAWGTSLDEMIEMNSKAIGMEAEGQELITKLDGEVSAAMDANPELKEAKPIFAFFDESDLSQIGVYTAADPRMGFLLDAGVQEAEVLKKFADSDSFYEQVSAESPEDFADVNLIITYGTDDDAANAALLAKMQADPLLSRIPAIAEGKVVFLGEGPLAAAANPSPLSISWGIDEYLAKISEPLK is encoded by the coding sequence ATGCGATCTTCTCGCGTTATTGCTGGCCTGTTGGCCGCGACCCTCACTGTTTCCCTGGCAGCATGTTCTTCGGATTCTGATTCCACTGCTACCGGTTCCTCTTCCTCCCAAGCAGATTCTGCTTCATCTGCAGAGGTAAACGATACCGCTTTCCCAGTAACCATCAAGCATGCTTTCGGTGAAACTATCATCGAAAAAAAGCCTGAGCGCGTGGCGACTGTTGCCTGGGCAAACCATGAGGTTCCACTGGCTTTGGGTGTTACTCCAGTAGGAATGGACAAAGCTACCTGGGGTGATGATGACGATAACGGCATCCTGCCTTGGGTAGAAGAGGCCCTCGGCGATGAGCAGCCAGTGCTTTTTGATTCCACCGATGCTCTGCCCTTTGAAGAAATCGCCAACACACAGCCTGATGTCATCTTGGCATCCTATTCTGGCATCACTCAGGAAGACTACGATCAGCTTTCTCAAATCGCACCGGTAATCGCCTACCCAGAAATGGCATGGGGCACTTCATTGGATGAGATGATTGAGATGAATTCCAAGGCTATTGGCATGGAAGCAGAAGGCCAGGAACTTATCACCAAGCTTGATGGTGAAGTTTCTGCAGCCATGGATGCTAATCCTGAGCTAAAAGAAGCAAAGCCAATCTTTGCGTTCTTTGATGAAAGTGATCTTTCCCAGATCGGCGTATACACCGCTGCCGATCCACGCATGGGATTCCTGCTTGATGCCGGCGTCCAGGAAGCTGAAGTCCTCAAGAAGTTTGCAGATTCCGATAGCTTCTATGAGCAGGTTTCTGCAGAATCTCCAGAAGATTTTGCTGATGTAAACCTCATCATCACCTATGGCACCGACGATGACGCTGCCAATGCCGCCTTGTTGGCCAAGATGCAGGCCGATCCCCTGCTTTCTCGCATCCCTGCGATCGCTGAAGGCAAGGTTGTTTTCCTCGGAGAGGGCCCTTTGGCAGCTGCGGCTAATCCTTCCCCATTGTCTATTTCTTGGGGAATTGATGAGTACCTAGCCAAGATCTCCGAGCCACTGAAGTAA
- a CDS encoding MFS transporter translates to MHDSGKPPVKIIESSAPEAHKTHLKRRPVPRQTEISEFRRYVVMTAMALGGFAIGVTEFVSMGLLSAIAQDFNISEDKAGLIITIYALGVVVGAPLITAFTGSIPRRRLLLILVAFFVVGNGLSAFANSYEVLLLARFIAGLPHGAYFSVAGLAAASMAPESQRGRAIAYVGMGLSIGTVAGVPAAQALGDVYGWSTSYVLVAFLGALTLLGLWFLMPHMTEMKPTSPLTELSALKNGQVWLTLAIGSIGFGGMFAVYTYISWTMTEQAGMSSSLIWIVLMAYGVGMILGNYVGGRIADWNVDRGILLALICIVLALIGFYFTSNNAIAGTINFGVVGFFGSTLIPSLQIRLMDVAGRAQTLAASLNQSALNIGNALGAAIGGVVISAGYSYSTPALAGAGLAIVAICVWFPMVGLRKK, encoded by the coding sequence ATGCACGACTCCGGTAAACCTCCCGTAAAAATTATTGAATCTTCAGCGCCTGAAGCTCACAAAACTCATCTCAAAAGGCGACCAGTGCCACGTCAAACGGAGATTTCCGAGTTTCGTCGATATGTAGTCATGACGGCTATGGCGCTGGGTGGGTTTGCCATCGGTGTTACCGAGTTTGTCTCCATGGGTCTACTGAGCGCGATTGCCCAAGACTTCAACATCTCTGAGGACAAAGCTGGCCTCATCATCACCATCTACGCACTTGGTGTGGTGGTCGGTGCACCACTCATTACCGCCTTTACCGGCAGCATTCCACGCCGCCGATTGCTGCTAATTTTGGTGGCTTTCTTTGTTGTGGGCAATGGACTTTCAGCTTTTGCCAACTCTTATGAAGTGCTCCTACTCGCGCGCTTTATTGCGGGTCTTCCACATGGAGCATATTTCTCTGTTGCTGGTCTCGCAGCTGCTTCCATGGCGCCTGAAAGCCAGCGTGGTCGTGCCATTGCCTATGTTGGCATGGGACTTTCCATCGGTACCGTCGCCGGCGTTCCTGCAGCTCAAGCCCTGGGAGATGTCTATGGTTGGTCCACTTCCTATGTACTAGTGGCCTTCCTCGGAGCGCTCACCCTGCTGGGACTGTGGTTCCTTATGCCACATATGACTGAGATGAAACCAACCAGCCCATTGACCGAACTGAGTGCCCTGAAAAATGGTCAGGTGTGGTTGACGCTGGCTATTGGTTCCATCGGATTTGGTGGCATGTTTGCGGTTTATACCTACATTTCCTGGACTATGACCGAGCAAGCAGGAATGTCTAGTTCACTCATTTGGATCGTGCTTATGGCCTACGGTGTCGGCATGATTTTGGGTAACTATGTGGGAGGTCGCATCGCGGACTGGAATGTAGACCGCGGAATTTTGTTAGCTTTGATCTGCATTGTGTTGGCGCTCATTGGCTTCTACTTCACCTCAAATAATGCCATCGCTGGCACCATTAACTTTGGTGTGGTCGGCTTCTTTGGATCCACTCTGATTCCATCCCTGCAGATTCGTTTGATGGATGTTGCAGGCCGTGCCCAAACCCTGGCAGCGTCACTTAATCAATCGGCTCTCAACATTGGCAACGCTCTGGGGGCTGCCATTGGCGGTGTGGTTATTAGCGCTGGATATTCCTATAGCACCCCAGCTCTCGCTGGTGCCGGGCTGGCCATTGTGGCGATTTGCGTGTGGTTCCCGATGGTTGGACTCCGCAAGAAGTAG
- a CDS encoding exodeoxyribonuclease III, with amino-acid sequence MSFQITTVNVNGIRAAVKERSGENRGFLPWLEESSSDIVLLQEVRASEKDTEKALQPALDAGWHYVGAPAAAKGRAGVGILSRHELHDVSIGFGSFMDSGRYIEATVKETALGTPVTVASLYLPSGSAGTEKQDEKFHFLDEFEEFLAERATNHSHMVVGGDWNICHRREDLKNWKTNQKKSGFLPDERAFMDALFGTFPDTTTQVAGAGDFLGAVEYPGTAGRREATDNPAWFDVARRLQPEGEGPYTWWTYRGQAFDTNAGWRIDYQAATASMLERAERSWVDKAAAYDLRWSDHAPLNVVYS; translated from the coding sequence ATGAGTTTTCAGATCACCACCGTCAACGTCAACGGTATTCGTGCTGCTGTAAAAGAAAGAAGTGGGGAAAACCGCGGATTTTTGCCGTGGTTGGAAGAGTCCTCCTCAGATATTGTGCTCTTGCAGGAGGTGCGGGCCAGTGAAAAAGACACTGAAAAAGCCCTGCAACCTGCACTTGATGCAGGCTGGCACTATGTAGGTGCACCGGCTGCAGCCAAGGGGCGCGCCGGGGTTGGAATCCTGTCCCGCCATGAACTCCACGATGTTTCTATTGGATTTGGATCTTTCATGGATTCTGGTCGCTATATTGAGGCCACCGTCAAAGAAACGGCCCTAGGTACCCCCGTAACAGTGGCCTCGCTTTATTTGCCATCTGGATCTGCTGGAACTGAAAAGCAGGATGAGAAATTCCACTTCCTGGATGAATTTGAAGAGTTTTTGGCGGAGCGCGCCACCAACCACTCCCACATGGTTGTTGGTGGTGACTGGAATATTTGTCACCGCCGCGAAGATCTGAAAAATTGGAAAACCAATCAAAAGAAATCCGGTTTCCTCCCGGATGAGCGCGCCTTTATGGATGCCCTATTTGGTACTTTCCCAGATACCACCACCCAGGTGGCAGGCGCCGGTGACTTCCTCGGCGCGGTTGAATACCCCGGAACAGCGGGACGTCGAGAAGCAACTGACAACCCTGCGTGGTTCGACGTGGCACGTCGCCTGCAACCAGAAGGTGAAGGGCCATATACGTGGTGGACCTACCGTGGCCAGGCCTTTGATACCAACGCCGGCTGGCGCATCGATTACCAAGCAGCCACCGCCTCAATGTTGGAGCGCGCAGAGCGGAGCTGGGTGGACAAGGCTGCAGCTTATGATCTGCGCTGGTCAGACCACGCACCTTTGAACGTGGTGTACTCCTAA
- a CDS encoding trimeric intracellular cation channel family protein yields MLLTVLWAIGITAEGMTGALAAGRQKMDLFGVSVIACVTAIGGGSIRDLLLGHYPLVWVAKPHFLLLIIGAAILTVSISFLMQHFKVLFLVLDAVGLSAFAVIGTQVALEMGYGFIIAVVASVLTGVFGGVLRDLLCDRIPLVFQKELYASIALLATCVYFGMMYLGANENTTVIVSVLVAFVVRLLSIWRGWRLPVFDYQEREYKRDPRQRLWRFFRK; encoded by the coding sequence ATGCTGCTGACTGTTCTCTGGGCAATCGGCATTACCGCGGAAGGTATGACTGGAGCCTTGGCTGCAGGTAGGCAAAAGATGGACCTTTTTGGTGTCTCAGTAATTGCCTGCGTCACCGCAATTGGCGGTGGCTCAATTCGTGATCTGTTGCTGGGGCATTACCCCCTGGTCTGGGTGGCTAAACCCCACTTTCTGCTGCTCATTATTGGTGCAGCAATTTTGACCGTATCCATTTCCTTCCTGATGCAGCACTTTAAGGTGCTGTTCTTGGTGCTGGACGCAGTTGGGCTATCGGCCTTTGCGGTCATTGGTACCCAGGTGGCATTGGAAATGGGCTATGGCTTTATTATCGCCGTGGTGGCGTCCGTGCTTACCGGCGTTTTTGGTGGTGTGCTGCGTGATTTGCTGTGTGACCGCATTCCGCTGGTATTCCAAAAAGAGCTCTATGCCTCCATCGCTTTGCTGGCAACCTGTGTCTACTTCGGCATGATGTATTTGGGTGCCAACGAGAACACCACCGTTATTGTCTCGGTGCTGGTGGCTTTTGTGGTGCGTTTGCTTTCTATTTGGCGTGGTTGGCGCTTGCCGGTCTTTGATTATCAAGAACGCGAATATAAGCGTGATCCCCGGCAGCGTCTGTGGCGCTTCTTTAGGAAATAG
- the trpS gene encoding tryptophan--tRNA ligase: MTTQEKDQTTETVSRVLSGIQPTADSYHLGNYLGAVKQWIDLQDSYDAFYFIPDLHAITVDQDPEELRNRTIAGAAQLLALGIDPDRSTLFVQSHVPAHAELSWVLTCLTGFGEASRMTQFKDKSAKRGADRTSAGLFTYPMLMAADILLYRPHLVPVGEDQRQHLELTRTLAERFNNRYGVAFEVPEGLIPQGASKIYDLQNPTSKMSKSGDNPKGLINLLDDPKISTKRIKSAVTDNDGVIAFDPENKPGVSNLLVIQSALTGKSIEALVDAYQGAGYGALKGDTAEALEAFTTPLKAKFDEYMGDRAELERVLAVGADRAAEIANETLADVYDKIGFLAPRRR, encoded by the coding sequence ATGACAACGCAGGAAAAAGATCAAACCACCGAAACCGTCTCCAGAGTCCTTTCCGGAATCCAGCCCACGGCTGATTCCTACCATTTGGGCAATTACCTTGGAGCTGTAAAACAGTGGATTGACCTGCAAGATTCCTATGATGCTTTTTACTTCATCCCAGATCTTCACGCCATTACCGTTGATCAAGATCCTGAAGAACTAAGGAATCGCACCATCGCAGGTGCCGCGCAGCTGCTCGCATTGGGTATCGATCCTGATCGCTCCACCCTCTTTGTGCAGTCCCACGTGCCTGCACATGCCGAGCTGTCTTGGGTGCTTACCTGCCTCACCGGTTTTGGTGAAGCTTCCCGCATGACCCAGTTCAAAGACAAGTCTGCAAAGCGTGGCGCGGATCGTACTTCTGCTGGTCTGTTTACTTATCCAATGCTGATGGCTGCCGATATTTTGCTTTACCGTCCACATTTGGTTCCAGTTGGTGAGGATCAGCGTCAGCACCTCGAGCTCACCCGCACCCTCGCCGAGCGCTTTAACAACCGTTATGGCGTGGCTTTTGAGGTTCCAGAAGGCTTGATTCCGCAGGGCGCTTCCAAGATTTACGATCTTCAGAACCCCACCTCCAAGATGTCCAAGTCAGGTGATAACCCTAAGGGCCTGATCAACTTGCTTGATGATCCAAAGATTTCCACCAAGCGCATCAAGTCCGCCGTCACTGACAACGATGGCGTTATCGCCTTCGATCCAGAGAATAAACCTGGTGTGTCCAACTTGCTGGTTATCCAGTCCGCCCTCACGGGCAAGAGCATCGAAGCGCTTGTCGACGCCTACCAGGGCGCTGGTTACGGTGCACTGAAGGGTGACACCGCCGAAGCACTTGAGGCGTTTACCACGCCTTTGAAGGCAAAATTTGATGAGTACATGGGCGATCGCGCAGAACTTGAGCGTGTTTTGGCTGTTGGTGCTGATCGCGCAGCGGAGATCGCCAATGAAACCTTGGCAGATGTTTATGACAAGATTGGCTTCCTAGCACCGCGTCGTCGATAA
- a CDS encoding YhjD/YihY/BrkB family envelope integrity protein produces MATRTKPDDRNTDEYGIERVNQDEPGFIDKQREAHEWFDHLMRMNERFGAKGGNQLSAGITYFSVLSVFPLAMLIFGIAGVILAGNPDLLTRLQEQISSSLDGEIGNTVNQIVETAISQRGAVLGIGGLTALWSGLGWMSNLRFGVSRMWSLDPTEGNFLKNKLTDLFALIVLILALFLAFGVTAIGASGLTQSLLEMLGLGGIPGISVITWAVALLVGILANFLVFAWLIFSLPRTKVPLRSGLQASLIGALGFEIVKQVGSLLASNALSNPAGATFGPIIGIMVVLYLIWRILMYCSAWAATSEESLRMAEVPAPEPAVIRVRHEINPTEEISGSARKVGIGVAVGAVAAGALSLLSRK; encoded by the coding sequence ATGGCAACAAGAACCAAGCCTGATGATCGCAACACAGATGAATATGGCATTGAGCGCGTCAATCAGGACGAGCCAGGATTTATTGATAAGCAGCGGGAAGCCCATGAGTGGTTTGACCACCTCATGCGCATGAATGAAAGATTCGGCGCTAAGGGTGGAAACCAGCTTTCCGCGGGCATTACTTATTTCTCCGTATTATCCGTTTTTCCACTCGCCATGCTGATCTTTGGTATCGCCGGTGTCATTCTTGCCGGCAATCCCGATCTGCTGACTCGTCTCCAGGAACAAATCAGTTCCTCCCTAGATGGAGAAATTGGCAATACCGTAAATCAGATTGTAGAAACCGCTATTTCACAACGTGGCGCCGTCCTGGGAATCGGTGGTCTAACCGCGCTATGGTCCGGCCTGGGCTGGATGTCCAACCTACGTTTTGGCGTTAGCCGCATGTGGAGCCTAGACCCCACTGAAGGTAACTTTCTGAAGAATAAGCTCACCGACCTTTTCGCTCTGATTGTTTTGATCCTGGCACTGTTCCTTGCTTTTGGTGTCACTGCAATCGGCGCTTCCGGCCTTACCCAAAGCTTGCTGGAAATGCTTGGTCTTGGCGGTATCCCCGGAATTAGCGTAATTACTTGGGCGGTTGCGCTACTTGTGGGTATTTTGGCGAACTTCTTAGTATTTGCCTGGCTGATCTTCTCCCTGCCGCGTACCAAGGTTCCACTGCGTTCTGGACTGCAGGCATCTCTCATTGGTGCTCTGGGATTTGAGATTGTTAAGCAGGTGGGATCACTCTTGGCATCAAATGCTTTGAGCAACCCAGCTGGCGCCACCTTCGGCCCAATCATCGGCATCATGGTGGTGCTTTACCTGATCTGGCGCATCTTGATGTACTGCTCTGCGTGGGCTGCCACCAGTGAGGAATCACTGCGTATGGCTGAGGTTCCCGCACCAGAACCCGCAGTAATCAGGGTTCGCCATGAGATCAACCCCACCGAAGAAATCTCCGGATCTGCCCGCAAGGTGGGTATCGGCGTTGCAGTAGGAGCAGTTGCCGCAGGAGCACTTTCGCTATTGTCTAGAAAATAG
- a CDS encoding RDD family protein produces the protein MNTNIPNLYSAFGLDRNEDSNALALSLSARDLRLEQMGIPQNDPRRTQTVQAFSVLADPQKRATYDAKLDLGIPLTWGQIQHLGNFGTLPADTASPSNPQPFAQPQATTNGYVFGDPTVQAAGPAFNPLDNQVHSAMYGQTPFSPTPASFAGQSYGMMNSSSERPTSSTRLLMAILDMFIAGFVGFMVMGFFVYVNESLMFIVGVLFTAFYIIGTESVWGATPAKKLMGYEVRDVTTHSRLSAGAAAKRNWWKVISVVPGVGGIVSFIMAIVYGTSIKPENEMRGIHDRVANAEVVKKQR, from the coding sequence ATGAACACCAATATTCCCAACCTCTACTCCGCCTTTGGGTTGGATCGTAATGAAGATTCCAATGCGCTCGCTCTTTCCCTTTCTGCTCGGGATCTCCGACTAGAACAAATGGGCATTCCCCAAAATGATCCCCGCAGAACCCAAACCGTTCAAGCTTTTTCGGTGTTAGCAGATCCGCAAAAGCGTGCCACCTATGATGCAAAGCTAGATCTGGGTATCCCACTAACCTGGGGCCAGATTCAACATTTGGGCAATTTTGGCACATTGCCAGCTGATACCGCGTCTCCCAGCAATCCACAGCCTTTTGCGCAGCCACAAGCAACCACTAATGGATATGTTTTTGGTGATCCCACCGTGCAAGCAGCAGGGCCAGCCTTTAATCCGCTAGATAACCAAGTGCATTCGGCGATGTATGGTCAAACGCCGTTTTCACCTACTCCGGCCTCTTTTGCTGGGCAGTCCTATGGAATGATGAATTCCAGTAGCGAGCGCCCAACCTCCTCCACTCGTTTGCTCATGGCGATTTTGGATATGTTCATCGCAGGTTTTGTTGGCTTCATGGTGATGGGATTTTTTGTCTACGTTAACGAGTCACTCATGTTTATCGTGGGCGTGCTCTTTACGGCCTTCTACATTATTGGCACAGAATCGGTTTGGGGAGCCACTCCAGCGAAGAAGCTCATGGGTTATGAGGTTCGCGACGTGACCACCCATTCTCGTCTTTCCGCAGGTGCAGCAGCCAAGCGCAACTGGTGGAAGGTCATCAGTGTGGTGCCAGGTGTCGGGGGCATCGTGAGTTTCATTATGGCGATTGTGTATGGCACATCTATTAAGCCAGAAAACGAAATGCGCGGAATCCACGACCGCGTTGCTAATGCAGAGGTTGTGAAAAAGCAGCGTTAA